In Nicotiana tabacum cultivar K326 chromosome 11, ASM71507v2, whole genome shotgun sequence, a single window of DNA contains:
- the LOC107793332 gene encoding pentatricopeptide repeat-containing protein At2g22070-like — protein sequence MNHQTSQSFGSQSHFYVSLLQDSLKTKRPFAIKLIHGHIVKSGLHFGVFLMNNVINGYAKTGFLSYARKVFDEMPVRDTSSWNTLLSGYSKQGSVKEAYLIFKEMPYRDSVSWTTMIVGYNLVGRFQVAIQMFLEMVASDVLPTQYTFTSVLASCAAIRALYEGQKIHSFVVKFGLSSHVSVANSLLNMYAKSGDANAARNVFDRIVVKNTSSWNALISLHMQAGRVDLALAQFEQMDEHDIVSWNSMITGYNQHGFDVLALNMFSRMLKEFSLGPDRYTLASALSACANLGELNVGKQIHAHLIRTEFDTSGAVGNSLICMYSRCGGVDIARKILEKNRESSLNVIAFTALLDGYIKLGNISPARKIFDSLKDRDVVVWTAMIVGYVQNGLNDDAMELFRSMVKEGPDPNNYTLAAMLSVCSSVASLNHGKQIHSAAIKSGKALSVSVSNALITMYAKAGNISCARRVFDLIRLNRDTVSWTSMILALAQHGLGAEATQLFEDMLALEMKPDHITYVGVLTACTHVGLVAQGRNYYKMMKEMHSIEPTSSHCACMIDLFGRAGLLEEAQDFIEKMPIEPDVIAWGSLLASCRVHKKVELAKVAADRLLSIDPENSGAYSALANVYSSCGKWEEAAKIRKSMKDRQVKKEQGFSWIQLKNVVHVFGVDDGLHPQRDAIYKTMEKIWEDIKKMGFIPQTESVLHDLDYEVKEQILRHHSEKLAIAFGLINTPENTTLRIMKNLRVCNDCHSAIKFISKLVGREIIVRDATRFHHFKGGFCSCRDYW from the coding sequence ATGAATCACCAAACCTCACAATCCTTTGGTTCTCAGTCACATTTCTACGTATCACTTCTCCAAGACAGCCTGAAAACAAAAAGACCGTTTGCCATAAAGTTAATCCATGGCCATATAGTCAAATCCGGCCTCCATTTTGGCGTTTTCCTTATGAATAATGTCATCAACGGTTATGCAAAAACCGGGTTTTTATCATATGCTCGtaaagtgtttgatgaaatgcctgTAAGAGATACTTCTTCTTGGAATACACTTTTATCTGGGTATTCGAAACAAGGTTCGGTTAAGGAAGCATATTTGATATTTAAGGAAATGCCTTATCGCGATTCTGTTTCGTGGACTACTATGATTGTTGGGTACAATTTGGTTGGTCGTTTTCAGGTTGCAATTCAGATGTTTCTTGAGATGGTTGCTTCTGATGTTTTGCCGACCCAGTACACGTTTACAAGTGTTCTTGCTTCTTGTGCTGCAATTAGAGCACTATACGAGGGACAGAAAATTCACTCCTTTGTTGTTAAATTTGGGTTGAGTAGTCATGTTTCCGTGGCAAATTCTCTGTTGAATATGTATGCCAAGTCAGGTGATGCGAATGCAGCTCGAAATGTTTTTGACAGGATAGTTGTGAAGAACACCTCAAGCTGGAACGCGTTGATCTCGTTGCATATGCAGGCTGGTCGGGTGGATTTAGCACTGGCACAATTTGAGCAAATGGATGAGCATGACATAGTTTCTTGGAATTCAATGATCACAGGCTATAATCAGCACGGCTTTGACGTTCTAGCTCTTAATATGTTTTCTAGAATGCTTAAAGAATTTTCATTGGGACCTGATAGATATACTTTAGCTAGTGCTTTATCAGCTTGTGCTAATCTTGGGGAGTTAAATGTAGGAAAACAAATCCATGCTCATCTTATCAGAACTGAATTTGATACGTCAGGAGCTGTTGGGAATTCTTTGATTTGCATGTATTCCCGATGCGGTGGCGTAGACATTGCTCGAAAAATTttagagaaaaatagagagtccAGTCTAAACGTCATTGCATTTACTGCACTACTAGATGGGTACATTAAGCTTGGTAATATAAGTCCAGCAAGGAAGATCTTTGACTCATTGAAGGACCGTGATGTGGTTGTTTGGACAGCCATGATTGTTGGTTACGTTCAAAATGGCCTTAATGATGATGCAATGGAACTCTTCAGGTCAATGGTTAAAGAAGGGCCAGACCCCAATAATTATACTCTAGCAGCAATGTTGAGTGTCTGTTCAAGTGTGGCATCCTTAAATCATGGTAAGCAAATCCATTCAGCAGCCATTAAATCAGGGAAAGCATTATCAGTTTCTGTTAGCAATGCCCTGATAACTATGTATGCCAAGGCTGGAAATATCAGCTGTGCGAGGAGAGTATTTGATTTGATACGCCTGAACAGAGACACGGTCTCTTGGACTTCCATGATCTTGGCTTTAGCTCAGCATGGACTTGGAGCTGAAGCCACACAATTGTTTGAGGATATGCTTGCACTTGAAATGAAGCCTGATCATATCACATATGTTGGTGTTCTTACTGCTTGCACACATGTAGGATTGGTCGCTCAAGGTCGTAATTATTACAAGATGATGAAAGAGATGCACAGTATTGAACCCACCTCCAGCCACTGTGCTTGCATGATTGACCTCTTTGGTCGTGCTGGGTTGCTAGAAGAAGCACAAGACTTCATAGAGAAGATGCCAATCGAACCAGATGTGATTGCATGGGGTTCACTTTTAGCATCTTGTAGGGTTCACAAAAAAGTGGAGCTAGCAAAAGTTGCAGCCGACAGATTGCTTTCAATTGATCCTGAAAATAGTGGGGCCTACTCAGCACTTGCTAATGTGTATTCTTCTTGTGGAAAATGGGAGGAAGCTGCCAAGATCAGAAAATCAATGAAGGATAGACAGGTCAAGAAAGAACAAGGATTTAGCTGGATTCAATTAAAAAATGTAGTCCATGTGTTTGGGGTAGATGATGGGCTTCATCCGCAGCGAGATGCTATTTATAAGACAATGGAAAAAATCTGGgaagatataaaaaaaatggGATTCATTCCACAGACCGAGTCAGTGCTGCATGATCTTGATTATGAGGTGAAAGAGCAGATTCTTAGACATCACAGTGAGAAGCTTGCAATTGCATTTGGGTTAATAAATACCCCGGAGAACACTACTTTAAGGATCATGAAGAACCTTAGAGTTTGTAATGACTGTCACTCAGCAATCAAATTTATCTCCAAGCTTGTAGGGCGAGAAATTATTGTTAGGGATGCCACTCGTTTTCACCATTTTAAAGGAGGTTTCTGCTCTTGTCGTGACTACTGGTAG